A genomic segment from Fusarium fujikuroi IMI 58289 draft genome, chromosome FFUJ_chr04 encodes:
- a CDS encoding probable glutamate N-acetyltransferase precursor, producing the protein MMKKFARAYSSASATLGSNPVPPSKIQYIPTSGKYPKGFIASGVLAGVKPGNTSKPDIALVTSDRPCAAAGVFTKNKFQAAPVTYSRKLLQQKKNAGLRSVVVNSGNANAVTGTGGLEDATSMARTTDQRVGDEDSTIVMSTGVIGQRLPIQKILDKIPTAVSKAGGSHEHWLDCAKAICTTDTFPKLMSRSFELPSSPGVEYRIAGMTKGAGMIAPNMATLLTILATDAPISPAVMPNVLRHAVDRSFNSITIDGDTSTNDTVALLANGAAGGKEVTSEQSPDYQAFQELLTEFSIDLAKYVVRDGEGATKFVTIRVVDSASEEAAREIGRSIAKSPLVKTALYGKDANWGRVLCATGYALISPPGQPVNDVPEITPERTNVSFVPTDGSAELKLLVDGEPEQVDEKRASEILAMEDLEIVVRLGTGDKSAVHYTCDFSHDYVTINGDYRT; encoded by the exons atgatgaagaaattcGCTCGCGCCTACTCTTCGGCGTCAGCCACTCTTGGCTCAAACCCTGTTCCTCCTTCAAAGATTCAATACATTCCCACTTCAGGAAAATACCCCAAAGGCTTTATCGCTTCAGGTGTTTTGGCTGGTGTCAAGCCCGGCAATACCAGCAAGCCCGACATCGCCCTCGTCACTTCTGATCGTCCCTGCGCCGCTGCTGGTGTCTTCACAAAGAACAAGTTCCAGGCTGCTCCTGTGACCTATAGCAGGAAACTTttgcagcagaagaagaacgcGGGCCTGCGAAGTGTGGTTGTCAATTCCGGTAATGCGAATGCTGTCACCGGCACCGGAGGTCTTGAAGATGCTACCAGTATGGCCCGCACGACAGATCAGagggttggtgatgaggactCTACTATTGTGATGAGTACTGGAGTCATTGGTCAGAG GCTACCAATTCAGAAGATTCTCGACAAGATCCCCACAGCTGTTAGCAAGGCTGGTGGTTCTCACGAGCACTGGCTTGATTGTGCAAAGGCTATCTGTACCACAGATACTTTCCCTAAGCTCATGTCTCGATCCTTTgagcttccttcttctccaggtGTTGAATATCGCATTGCTGGTATGACAAAGGGTGCAGGCATGATTGCCCCCAATATGGCGACTCTTCTTACCATCCTGGCTACCGATGCTCCTATCTCCCCTGCTGTCATGCCCAATGTTCTTCGACATGCTGTGGACCGGTCATTCAactccatcaccatcgatgGTGACACTTCTACCAATGATactgttgctcttcttgctaACGGTGCCGCTGGCGGAAAGGAGGTCACATCTGAGCAGTCCCCCGACTACCAAGCCTTCCAGGAACTCCTCACCGAGTTCTCTATTGACTTGGCCAAGTATGTCGTCCGAGACGGTGAGGGTGCTACCAAGTTTGTTACTATCCGTGTTGTCGACAGTGCTTCTGAGGAGGCAGCCCGTGAGATTGGCCGATCCATCGCCAAATCCCCCCTCGTTAAGACTGCTCTGTACGGAAAGGATGCCAACTGGGGCCGTGTCCTTTGCGCCACCGGATATGCTCTCATTTCTCCTCCTGGTCAGCCTGTGAATGACGTTCCTGAAATTACTCCCGAGCGCACCAATGTCTCATTCGTCCCGACCGATGGCTCAgctgagctgaagctgctcgTGGACGGTGAGCCCGAGCaggttgatgagaagcgAGCTTCGGAGATTCTCGCcatggaagatcttgagatcgTTGTCAGGCTAGGTACAGGCGACAAGTCTGCTGTGCACTATACCTGTGACTTCAGCCATGACTATGTCACTATCAATGGAGACTACCGAACTTGA
- a CDS encoding related to acetoacetyl-CoA synthetase produces MDLTKTPRKVWEHPSPKSTAMWAFMQEANKLHGLNLETFNDLYEWSVSKRSDFYAQLWASQNWIHEGSYSYIVDESIPITKLPTWFPGIRINYAENLLWTGAVGGAPGERSTLHKEDDTVAITEVREGNSSVKNVTWGELRRRVGKLAGALKQRGVRKGDRVVMVGAHAVETLVVFLATTWLGGLFSSSSTDMGVGGLLQRTVQIDPKFVFFDDGALYNGKVIDLRDKIKGVVEGMKECPSFQGAIIVQRFDSPHDTSQIPKTQRLESFLSSAPSTPPPIERVGFQDPMVVYYSSGTTGTPKAIVHGVGPILVSVAKEAILHREITPKDVALQYTTTGWIMYLASVTRLAFGGRTVFYDGSPFVPDRSVLLRIVEEQRVTNLGISPRWLGELMKEGIVPQKEADLSSLTAVQSTGMVLKEQVFDWFYDGAFPTNIKLANFSGGTDIAACFVMENPLSPIYAGGCPGRVIGTPMAIYPSSADLDKPISPVPDGEPGDLVGTAAFPNVPLYLWNDTTPAPGKKYTSAYFDRFPNVWSQGDFAAVHPQTGHIHILGRSDGVLNPSGIRFGSADIYAVLEGSFAKEVAESLCVGQRRPQDHDESVVLFLLMKPGVKFNAELASKIRERIAKELTKRHVPKYIFEVPDIPTTVNGKKVELPVKQIISGSNVKPSGTLLNPQSLDFFYQFQKIEQIDQVKAKL; encoded by the exons ATGGATCTCACAAAGACACCTCGAAAGGTCTGGGAACACCCCAGTCCCAAGAGCACGGCAATGTGGGCATTTATGCAAGAGGCAAACAAATTACATGGACTTAATCTCGAG ACATTCAACGACTTATATGAATGGTCCGTCTCTAAGCGCAGCGACTTCTACGCTCAACTCTGGGCCTCTCAAAACTGGATCCACGAGGGTTCCTACTCATACATCGTAGACGAATCAATCCCAATCACAAAGCTTCCCACTTGGTTCCCCGGTATTCGCATCAACTACGCCGAGAATCTCCTCTGGACAGGTGCTGTAGGCGGTGCACCAGGCGAGCGGTCAACGCTTCACAAAGAAGATGACACTGTCGCCATTACAGAAGTGAGAGAGGGTAATTCCTCTGTGAAGAATGTCACATGGGGagagttgaggagaagagtgGGAAAGCTGGCGGGTGCATTGAAGCAGAGAGGTGTCAGGAAGGGAGATAGAGTCGTCATGGTTGGTGCTCATGCTGTTGAGACACTTGTTGTGTTTCTGGCCACGACTTGGCTTGGGGGGCTGTTTAGCAGTAGCTCGACTGATATGGGTGTTGGGGGCTTGTTGCAGAGGACTGTTCAGATTGACCCCAAG TTTGTCTTCTTCGACGATGGAGCTCTCTATAATGGCAAAGTCATTGATCTTCGCGATAAGATCAAGGGGGTTGTCGAAGGAATGAAAGAATGCCCTTCTTTTCAAGGTGCAATCATCGTTCAACGCTTCGACTCTCCTCACGATACTTCTCAAATCCCCAAGACACAACGTCTCGAGTCTTTCCTCTCATCCGCACCCTCAACTCCACCGCCCATCGAAAGAGTTGGCTTTCAAGACCCAATGGTGGTCTACTATTCCTCTGGAACAACTGGAACACCAAAAGCCATCGTTCACGGCGTCGGTCCGATTCTCGTTTCAGTGGCCAAGGAGGCTATTCTTCATCGCGAAATCACTCCCAAGGATGTTGCGCTTCAGTACACTACTACAGGCTGGATCATGTATCTCGCTAGCGTGACTCGACTTGCTTTTGGTGGACGGACTGTGTTTTATGATGGTTCGCCTTTTGTGCCAGACCGTTCTGTGCTGTTACGGATCGTGGAGGAGCAGCGTGTCACGAATCTAGGAATCAGTCCAAGATGGTTGGGCGAGCTTATGAAAGAAGGAATAGTTCCTCAGAAAGAGGCAGACCTGAGTAGTCTGACGGCTGTTCAGAGTACGGGAATGGTCTTGAAGGAGCAGGTCTTTGACTGGTTCTATGATGGGGCGTTTCCAACGAATATCAAGTTGGCTAACTTTTCAGGCGGTACAGATATT GCCGCCTGCTTTGTCATGGAGAATCCTCTATCTCCCATCTACGCTGGTGGATGTCCAGGACGAGTTATTGGAACACCAATGGCAATTTATCCATCTTCTGCGGATCTCGACAAACCGATCTCACCTGTTCCTGATGGCGAACCAGGAGACTTAGTCGGAACTGCAGCATTCCCCAATGTCCCTCTCTATCTCTGGAACGATACAACTCCGGCTCCAGGAAAGAAGTACACTTCAGCATACTTCGATCGATTCCCCAATGTGTGGTCACAAGGCGACTTTGCAGCAGTTCACCCACAAACGGGCCATATTCATATTCTTGGCCGCTCAGATGGAGTTTTGAATCCAAGTGGAATTCGGTTCGGAAGTGCGGACATCTACGCGGTGCTTGAGGGAAGCTTTGCAAAGGAGGTCGCAGAGAGTCTCTGCGTAGGCCAGCGTCGACCTCAGgaccatgatgagagtgTTGTTTTGTTCCTGTTGATGAAACCAGGAGTCAAGTTCAACGCTGAGCTCGCTAGTAAAATTCGAGAAAGGATCGCCAAGGAGTTGACGAAGAGGCATGTGCCCAAGTATATCTTTGAGGTGCCCGATATTCCG ACAACTGTGAATGGAAAGAAGGTCGAACTTCCAGTCAAGCAGATCATCTCGGGCAGTAATGTCAAACCAAGCGGGACTTTGTTGAACCCTCAGAGTCTGGATTTTTTCTATCAGTTCCAGAAGATTGAACAGATCGATCAAGTCAAAGCAAAGTTGTAG
- a CDS encoding probable NADH2 dehydrogenase (ubiquinone) 14K chain encodes MVHRIAFWSLFGLGARFWQMGIEMRPFFNKSSLWVYPVYAAGGASFGYWLQGVDDRQTSTLQERKALLLEKRARKAERDAKAEA; translated from the exons ATGGTCCACCGCATCGCCTTCTGGAGCCTTTTCG GCCTCGGCGCTCGTTTCTGGCAAATGGGCATCGAGATGCGCCcattcttcaacaagtcCTCCCTCTGGGTGTACCCCGTATATGCGGCCGGCGGCGCCAGCTTCGGATACTGGCTGCAGGGCGTTGACGACAGACAAACCTCTACTCTACAAGAACGAAAGGCTCTGCTCCTCGAGAAGCGAGCGCGCAAGGCGGAGCGAGATGCTAAGGCAGAGGCCTAG
- a CDS encoding related to anaphase control protein cut9 — protein sequence MENFLREWRQDALNKAQYESAIFIGDKLLALTNDDQDAFWLAQVHFATGNYTRAQAFLSSQDLIARNPSCRYLAGHCLIKQSRFDEALSILGDRNPTHLIANGSSNKRKTQPRHGRRRDPAAEEEAANRRYEAAMCFLRGICYAKQNAFDRAKECYKDAVRIDVQCFEAFQQLMNNSLLSPDEEWQFLESLDFDSIHVSGDVSSSQQAADFTKMLYTTRLSKYRNPAAFETAYDSLSTHYHLASNPDLQLARADLLYTQCRYRDALNITNGILQEDKYNFSVYPVHLACLFELKEKNLLFLIAHDLADSHPEEPCSWLAVGIYYFSIGKIPEARRYFSKASMMDAHFGPAWIGFAHTFAAEGEHDQAISAYSTAARLFMGTHLPQVFLGMQNHALNNMTLAEEFLKTAYGLCKTDPLLLNEMGIVKYHQDKPKEAAQYFTAALKIADDMDSDPSAWLAARTNLGHAFRRLRHFNRALAEFDEVLRQGGKDAAIFSAKGLILMEQSKPEEAVVVLHEALAINPQDSIATELLNKALEETALIDGAAESEAEDLLDFERTLGQRKHDAAVKVNGGRKTPGRPEKGKGRLRRTRRMTVLEDEDASPEKEGSMMEMSDDE from the exons ATGGAGAATTTCTTGAGGGAATGGAGGCAAGATGCCCTCAACAAAGCGCAATATGAGTCGGCCATATTTATCGGCGACAAGCTACTTGCACTGACCA ATGACGATCAAGACGCCTTCTGGCTAGCCCAAGTCCACTTCGCGACAGGAAACTACACACGCGCCCAAGCATTTCTCTCCAGCCAAGACCTGATCGCCAGGAACCCATCATGTCGCTATCTCGCCGGTCACTGCCTTATAAAACAGTCTCGCTTCGACGAAGCCCTTTCGATTCTCGGCGATCGTAATCCAACGCATCTTATAGCCAATGGCTCGAGCAACAAGCGCAAGACTCAGCCACGCCACGGACGACGTCGTGATccagctgctgaggaggaggctgctaATAGGAGATATGAAGCTGCTATGTGTTTTCTGCGTGGCATCTGCTACGCGAAACAGAATGCTTTCGATCGCGCAAAGGAGTGTTACAAAGATGCTGTGCGAATCGATGTCCAGTGCTTTGAGGCGTTCCAGCAGCTTATGAACAATTCGCTATTGTCGCCTGACGAAGAATGGCAGTTCCTTGAGAGCTTGGACTTCGATTCCATTCATGTCTCTGGAGATGTGTCGTCTTCACAACAGGCTGCTGACTTTACCAAGATGCTCTACACAACGCGACTCTCCAAATACCGCAATCCTGCAGCTTTTGAGACAGCTTACGACTCTCTCTCGACACATTATCACCTTGCATCAAATCCAGACCTACAACTTGCTCGTGCGGATCTTCTCTATACGCAATGCCGGTACCGGGACGCTCTGAATATCACAAATGGAATCCTACAGGAAGACAAGTACAACTTCAGTGTGTACCCGGTCCACCTGGCCTGTTTATTTGAgctgaaagaaaagaatctcCTTTTCTTGATTGCCCACGACCTCGCTGATAGTCATCCTGAAGAACCATGTTCGTGGCTCGCAGTTggtatttactatttttcGATTGGCAAAATACCCGAGGCACGACGATATTTCAGCAAAGCGAGTATGATGGATGCACATTTTGGACCGGCATGGATTGGATTTGCACACACTTTTGCGGCCGAGGGCGAACACGACCAAGCCATTTCGGCCTACTCAACGGCAGCGAGATTGTTCATGGGAACACATTTGCCCCAAGTGTTTTTGGGCATGCAAAATCATGCTTTGAACAACATGACGCTTGCGGAAGAGTTTCTGAAAACAGCCTATGGCCTTTGCAAAACGGACCCTTTACTCTTGAATGAAATGGGCATCGTGAAATATCACCAAGACAAACCCAAGGAGGCAGCACAGTACTTTACAGCAGCGCTTAAGATCGCTGATGATATGGATAGCGACCCTTCAGCCTGGTTGGCTGCGAGGACAAATCTTGGACACGCTTTCAGGCGGCTGAGGCACTTTAACCGAGCACTCGCCGAGTTTGACGAGGTGCTAAGACAGGGAGGCAAGGATGCGGCCATTTTCAGCGCGAAAGGGCTTATTCTCATGGAACAAAGCAAGCCTGAGGAGGCAGTGGTCGTTCTCCATGAAGCGCTGGCAATAAATCCTCAGGACAGTATCGCAACAGAGTTATTAAACAAAGCGCTAGAAGAGACGGCATTGATTGATGGCGCGGCAGAgtctgaagctgaggatCTCTTGGACTTTGAGCGCACGTTGGGACAACGGAAGCATGATGCAGCCGTTAAAGTCAACGGGGGTCGAAAAACACCGGGGAGACCGGAGAAGGGTAAGGGAAGATTGAGACGAACAAGACGAATGACGGTTttggaggacgaggacgCTTCGCCCGAGAAGGAGGGCAGtatgatggagatgagcGATGATGAATAA
- a CDS encoding related to translation initiation factor eIF2B, 71 kDa (delta) subunit, whose translation MSTETEGSAPAPQTTENNDVKTEKKEQVQPQKPKEQQQSALASEKKLSGAELKKKAKEEKAARRAQAKATQASQGPSQGGQQASGDGKGGKAKPKQDGQHQHQQHGGTKLPIRPAAATAVVKDDKPSIPDCFSHLSMARRIEMTNADKDVHPAVLVLGEHMSAFVISDSITRLEATLYAFQKVIDSYTTPPGFTFSRHFTPHVLNPQIEYLTACRPMCFSMGNAIRWLKLQISKVDVDLHDNDVKKLLKESIDNYIRERITLADYVIVETAATMIIPGDVVLTYAHHHLVERTLLQARKNKTDFRVILVDDPYERVGIDHAKRLSAAGIQVTYVSDLGALRTHLYEATKVFIAAEAIFSNGAMYARVGSCDIATAASDMNVRVVALCETVNFTERVSIDSLTYNEIDPERSTDVGFRLLFDTTRDTYISVVVTELGNSSATSVPAILRKLEEL comes from the exons ATGTCCACAGAAACCGAGGGCTCGGCCCCTGCGCCGCAGACCACAGAGAATAACGATGTGAAGACGGAAAAGAAGGAGCAAGTCCAGCCTCAGAAGCCCAAAGAGCAGCAACAATCAGCGCTCGCTAGCGAAAAGAAGCTATCCGGTGCTgaattgaagaagaaggccaaggaggaaaAGGCTGCCAGAAGAGCACAAGCCAAGGCTACTCAGGCCTCACAGGGCCCCTCGCAAGGCGGTCAACAGGCGTCTGGTGATGGGAAGGGAGGCAAAGCAAAGCCTAAGCAGGACGGAcaacatcagcaccagcagcatgGCGGTACAAAACTCCCTATTCgaccagcagcagcgacgGCTGTGGTTAAGGACGACAAGCCTTCGATACCAGACTGCTTTAGCCACCTCTCTATGGCTAGGCGGATAGAAATGACAAATGCCGACAAGGACGTCCATCCTGCTGTCTTGGTTCTCGGCGAGCACATGAGCGCATTCGTTATCAGTGATAGTATCACACGACTCGAGGCGACGCTGTATGCTTTCCAAAAG GTCATCGACTCTTACACAACTCCCCCCGGCTTCACTTTCTCCCGCCATTTCACACCTCACGTTCTCAACCCCCAGATCGAGTACCTCACAGCATGCCGCCCCATGTGCTTCTCAATGGGCAACGCCATCCGGTGGCTGAAGCTCCAGATCAGTAAAGTGGATGTCGATCTTCACGACAACGACGTAAAGAAACTCCTCAAGGAGTCAATCGACAATTATATTCGTGAGCGTATCACTCTCGCAGACTACGTGATTGTTGAGACTGCTGCCACCATGATTATACCTGGCGATGTTGTACTCACCTACGCTCATCACCACCTCGTCGAGCGCACTCTTCTCCAGGCTCGCAAGAACAAAACGGACTTCCGCGTGATTCTGGTCGATGATCCTTATGAGCGCGTCGGAATCGATCACGCCAAAAGGCTTTCCGCCGCTGGTATCCAAGTCACCTATGTTTCCGATCTTGGTGCTCTGCGAACACATCTCTATGAGGCAACTAAAGTTTTCATCGCAGCCGAGGCCATCTTTAGCAACGGCGCCATGTACGCTCGTGTCGGCTCATGCGATATCGCCACGGCAGCTTCTGATATGAACGTCCGCGTTGTGGCACTCTGCGAGACGGTCAATTTTACAGAGCGTGTATCCATCGATTCTCTCACATACAACGAAATCGACCCTGAGCGATCCACCGATGTCGGCTTCCGCTTACTCTTTGACACTACCCGCGATACGTATATTTCGGTGGTTGTGACGGAGCTGGGCAATTCCTCTGCCACGTCTGTGCCTGCAATCCTTAGAAAACTAGAGGAGTTGTAA
- a CDS encoding probable imidazoleglycerol-phosphate dehydratase — protein MASSQPTRWAALARDTNETKIQLALNLDGGDFPPDTDSRLLNDGDSHASQASKSQKIAVNTGIGFLDHMLHALAKHAGWSLALNCKGDLHIDDHHTAEDVCIALGYAFAQALGTPAGLARFGYAYAPLDEALSRAVIDLSNRPYSIVDLGLKREWLGQLSTEMVPHCLQSFAQGARVTLHVHCLHGDNDHHRAESAFKALAVAIKAATTRIPGKEGEVPSTKGTLSA, from the exons atggcttcttctcaacctaCTCGATGGGCTGCTCTCGCCCGTGATACGAACGAGACCAAGATTCAGCTTGCTCTTAACCTTGACGGCGGCGATTTCCCTCCAGACACTGACTCCCGACTTCTTAACGACGGAGATAGCCATGCTTCTCAAGCTAGCAAGTCACAGAAGATTGCCGTCAATACAGGAATTGGTTTCCTTGACCATATGCTTCATGCTCTAGCTAAGCATGCGGGATGGAGTCTTGCTCTGAACTGCAAGGGTGATCTTCACA TTGATGACCACCACACCGCCGAAGATGTCTGTATCGCCCTTGGTTATGCCTTCGCCCAAGCTCTCGGCACTCCCGCTGGTCTCGCCCGTTTCGGCTACGCCTACGCTCCCCTTGATGAGGCCCTCTCGCGCGCGGTCATCGATCTTTCCAACCGTCCCTACAGTATTGTTGACCTCGGTCTGAAGCGGGAGTGGCTTGGCCAGCTCAGTACCGAGATGGTCCCTCATTGTCTCCAGAGCTTTGCCCAGGGTGCTCGCGTTACGCTGCATGTTCACTGTCTTCACGGTGACAACGACCACCATCGAGCCGAGAGTGCTTTCAAGGCTCTTGCTGTTGCTATCAAGGCTGCTACCACAAGGATACCTGGTAAAGAGGGTGAGGTGCCTAGCACCAAGGGTACTCTGAGTGCGTAA